The Desmonostoc muscorum LEGE 12446 genome includes a region encoding these proteins:
- a CDS encoding tellurite resistance TerB family protein, with the protein MSKYDKIFNSSETSEESLSPEEAVAAIATVTAIADLSIEDVDAESLAGILWEFEVFEEYSEDEIIEIVDRLIGIAEDEGLGVLFNTAKISLSDELVLDGFAAGVIVLLDDELAIPKQKQAYLKKLQTALELEDEEADEIIKEVIAAFQEAEEEEYTDDEDETVIIEEYAQEAYQSPLGNFTVPVPVDPENGGRIQSQEGVVGFSDDIGTLLRIDYYPFPVEQSEELESLGQQKYLQSILVDKYVPQAILANVPDATVEYTEYLEDTLQGAYYVLINMPKGSTISKQENNGTAVRLDAYRGLLIFISGEFLYIVSSQHSFLNGETPDSIEEEAEYIKENILEFVETIEFA; encoded by the coding sequence ATGAGCAAATATGACAAGATTTTTAACTCATCAGAGACATCAGAGGAATCGCTAAGTCCAGAGGAAGCCGTGGCGGCGATCGCAACTGTGACAGCGATCGCTGATTTATCCATTGAAGATGTCGATGCAGAAAGCTTAGCAGGTATTCTTTGGGAATTCGAGGTCTTTGAGGAATACTCAGAAGACGAAATTATCGAAATCGTAGATCGACTCATAGGTATTGCAGAAGACGAAGGACTTGGTGTCTTATTTAATACCGCTAAAATTTCTCTCTCCGATGAGTTAGTACTTGATGGTTTCGCCGCCGGGGTGATAGTGCTTTTAGACGATGAACTTGCCATTCCTAAACAGAAACAAGCCTACCTCAAAAAGCTACAAACAGCCTTGGAACTTGAAGATGAAGAAGCAGACGAAATCATTAAGGAGGTAATTGCAGCCTTTCAAGAAGCAGAAGAGGAAGAATATACAGATGACGAAGATGAGACAGTAATTATAGAAGAATATGCTCAAGAGGCATATCAATCCCCCTTAGGGAATTTTACAGTGCCGGTTCCAGTTGATCCCGAAAACGGCGGTAGAATTCAAAGTCAGGAAGGAGTAGTTGGCTTTTCCGATGACATTGGTACTTTGCTGAGAATCGATTATTATCCTTTTCCCGTGGAACAGTCAGAGGAACTCGAATCTCTTGGACAACAAAAATATTTACAATCAATCTTAGTAGACAAGTACGTGCCCCAAGCGATTTTGGCAAATGTACCAGATGCAACTGTAGAATATACTGAATACTTAGAAGATACTTTACAAGGAGCTTACTACGTCTTAATCAATATGCCGAAAGGTTCGACGATTTCCAAGCAAGAAAATAATGGAACTGCCGTTAGATTAGATGCGTATCGAGGGCTACTGATATTTATCAGTGGTGAATTTTTGTATATAGTTAGCAGCCAGCACAGCTTTCTTAACGGCGAAACTCCCGATTCCATTGAAGAAGAAGCCGAATATATCAAGGAGAATATTTTAGAGTTTGTTGAGACTATCGAGTTTGCGTAG
- the tsf gene encoding translation elongation factor Ts — MAEISAKLVQELRQKTGAGMMDCKKALKETDGNIEEAADWLRKKGITSAGKKSDRIAAEGLVDTYIEPGSRVGVLIEVNCQTDFVARNEAFKALVKNLAKLATNADSVESLLAQPYSENESVSVDEFIKQTIATLGENIQLRRFIKFALAEDKQGVVDSYIHTGGRVGVLVELGSQTDSAAGKEEFQSLARNAAMQVAACPNVEYVSVDQIPTAIAQKEKDIEMGKDDLANKPDNIKEKIVQGRIDKRLKELTLLDQPYIRDQSISVEELLKQVKGQVGEDIQVNRFVRYVLGEGIEKQESNFAEEVAAQMGGK; from the coding sequence ATGGCGGAAATATCTGCAAAACTCGTCCAAGAGCTACGCCAAAAAACTGGTGCCGGCATGATGGACTGCAAAAAGGCGCTGAAAGAAACTGATGGCAACATAGAAGAAGCCGCAGACTGGCTACGGAAAAAGGGCATCACTTCGGCGGGTAAAAAAAGCGATCGCATTGCAGCAGAAGGTCTAGTAGACACCTACATTGAACCTGGTAGTCGAGTGGGTGTACTCATAGAAGTGAACTGCCAAACCGATTTTGTTGCTCGTAACGAAGCTTTTAAAGCTTTGGTTAAGAACCTAGCAAAGCTTGCAACAAATGCTGACAGTGTTGAGTCCTTGTTAGCTCAACCCTATTCTGAAAATGAAAGCGTTAGTGTAGATGAATTTATCAAGCAAACTATTGCCACACTTGGTGAAAACATCCAACTACGTCGCTTTATCAAGTTTGCACTAGCAGAAGACAAGCAAGGTGTAGTAGATAGCTACATTCACACTGGCGGTCGAGTTGGTGTATTGGTAGAGTTGGGTTCTCAAACTGACTCAGCAGCTGGTAAGGAAGAGTTCCAATCCTTGGCACGGAACGCTGCAATGCAAGTTGCGGCATGTCCGAATGTCGAGTATGTGAGCGTAGACCAAATTCCTACCGCGATCGCTCAAAAAGAAAAAGACATTGAAATGGGCAAGGATGATTTGGCCAACAAGCCAGATAACATCAAAGAAAAGATTGTTCAGGGACGGATTGACAAACGCCTCAAAGAATTAACTTTGCTAGATCAGCCTTACATCCGCGATCAAAGTATTTCTGTAGAAGAATTGTTGAAGCAAGTCAAGGGGCAAGTAGGCGAAGACATCCAAGTAAATCGCTTTGTCCGCTATGTACTGGGCGAAGGCATTGAAAAGCAAGAAAGTAACTTTGCTGAGGAAGTCGCTGCACAAATGGGCGGCAAGTAA
- a CDS encoding lipase family protein, which translates to MTDKQKRVRLLKGRTAFLFIHGIGNQNPFETVDFFTQNFLQYFDQQNLAFNLEHLIAKRRLSNGSLWTESFIRLKPTDNNEDWLIDIHEYYWSAYTENKITVPEILQWAEQTLDGTIKFYNRKENQPLLDDLLANRNRKTFFTYRLRSLTILLRIFNFLYPVLRMGIWLILLLAGPFLKGRFLQSAWQLSKQLVTPPIVSFIGDITIYCITDQKSPYKMIRQQILTESLTLLKAILEDKQANYDQVIIAGHSLGSCIAYDTLNLMCVEASLSQDENQSLLLDKIKGLITFGSPLDKIAFFFREVAQEGQYIRQRILEHLNSFRVKPEFTQKNQYSIKNPVECKLDGVRWVNYYHLQDPISGHLDYYENLDNVEMKYQASWGDQGHQGYWFDTSFYENIADRFLYVTNQDGE; encoded by the coding sequence ATGACAGATAAACAAAAAAGGGTGAGGTTGCTTAAAGGTCGCACAGCATTTTTATTCATCCACGGCATCGGCAACCAGAATCCTTTTGAGACTGTAGACTTTTTCACCCAGAATTTTCTTCAATACTTCGATCAGCAAAATTTAGCTTTCAACCTAGAGCACCTAATTGCTAAGCGCAGACTATCAAACGGTTCTCTTTGGACAGAAAGCTTTATCAGATTGAAGCCAACTGATAACAATGAAGATTGGCTAATTGATATTCATGAATACTATTGGTCAGCCTATACAGAAAATAAAATCACTGTCCCTGAGATATTGCAATGGGCAGAACAGACACTTGACGGCACAATTAAGTTTTATAACCGTAAAGAGAATCAACCTCTATTAGATGATCTCTTGGCTAACAGAAATAGGAAAACTTTTTTTACATACCGCCTGCGATCGCTCACTATATTGCTGCGGATATTTAACTTTTTATATCCAGTTTTACGAATGGGGATTTGGTTAATTCTGTTGTTAGCGGGGCCATTTCTCAAAGGTCGTTTTTTACAATCAGCTTGGCAGTTAAGTAAACAACTTGTAACTCCACCCATAGTTAGTTTTATTGGTGATATCACCATCTACTGCATCACTGACCAAAAATCGCCCTATAAAATGATTCGTCAGCAAATACTGACAGAATCCTTAACATTACTGAAAGCAATTCTTGAAGATAAACAAGCAAATTACGACCAAGTAATAATAGCTGGGCATTCTCTTGGTAGCTGTATTGCTTACGACACATTAAACCTTATGTGTGTTGAAGCAAGTCTTTCTCAAGACGAGAATCAAAGTCTGTTACTGGATAAAATTAAAGGGTTAATTACCTTTGGTTCACCACTAGATAAAATCGCCTTTTTCTTCCGAGAGGTAGCACAGGAGGGACAGTACATTAGACAGCGGATTTTAGAACACCTCAACTCCTTCCGTGTGAAACCAGAATTTACACAGAAAAATCAATACTCGATCAAAAACCCAGTTGAATGCAAACTCGATGGAGTTCGTTGGGTGAATTACTACCATCTCCAAGATCCAATCAGCGGTCACCTAGATTATTATGAAAACCTGGATAACGTTGAAATGAAATATCAAGCATCCTGGGGCGATCAAGGACACCAAGGTTACTGGTTCGATACCAGTTTTTACGAAAACATTGCCGATCGCTTCCTGTATGTCACGAATCAGGATGGGGAATGA
- the rpsB gene encoding 30S ribosomal protein S2, whose translation MPVVSLAQMMESGVHFGHQTRRWNPKMSPYIYTSRNGVHIIDLVQTAQLMDNAYTYMRSQAEQGKKFLFVGTKRQAAGIIAQEASRCGSHYINQRWLGGMLTNWTTIKTRVDRLKDLERREESGALDLLPKKEASMLRREMAKLQKYLGGIKTMRKVPDIVVIVDQRREYNAVQECQKLNIPIVSMLDTNCDPDVVDIPIPANDDAIRSIKLIVGKLADAIYEGRHGQLDVEEDYEDYDGTEYDEDYEEGEYTDTLIPDEEEEE comes from the coding sequence ATGCCAGTTGTTTCATTGGCTCAAATGATGGAGTCAGGGGTTCACTTTGGGCATCAGACCCGGCGTTGGAACCCAAAAATGTCTCCTTACATTTACACTTCCCGCAATGGTGTACATATCATCGACTTGGTGCAGACTGCCCAGTTGATGGATAATGCTTATACTTATATGCGATCGCAGGCAGAGCAAGGAAAGAAATTTCTTTTCGTCGGCACTAAGCGGCAAGCTGCTGGAATTATTGCCCAAGAAGCCAGCCGTTGCGGTTCCCATTACATTAACCAACGCTGGTTGGGCGGTATGTTGACCAACTGGACAACTATTAAAACACGGGTAGACCGCCTCAAAGATTTGGAACGGCGGGAAGAAAGCGGCGCACTAGATTTATTGCCGAAAAAAGAAGCGTCGATGCTACGTCGGGAAATGGCGAAGCTGCAAAAATACTTGGGTGGCATTAAAACAATGCGAAAAGTGCCCGATATCGTGGTGATTGTAGACCAACGACGGGAATATAACGCTGTTCAAGAATGCCAAAAACTCAACATTCCCATTGTGTCCATGCTGGATACAAACTGCGACCCAGATGTAGTGGATATCCCCATCCCCGCAAACGACGATGCCATCAGGTCGATTAAGCTGATAGTCGGAAAATTGGCAGATGCCATTTATGAAGGTCGTCACGGTCAACTCGATGTTGAAGAGGATTACGAAGACTACGATGGTACTGAGTATGACGAAGACTACGAGGAAGGCGAGTATACTGACACCCTGATTCCCGACGAAGAAGAAGAAGAATAG